The region CGCCCGCCGATGATCGATAATTCAAACGACCAGATCCGCAACCGCACTCCGGTGGAGGTGCTGCAAAATCTTGAGCGCAGCTACCGCGAACGCAACATCAACACCTACAAGAGCTTGCTGGCTCCGGATTTCCGTTTTGAACTGATTTCCAGTGAGATCAACCTGATCGGCATCGACGTCAACAACGACGGCATCCGCGATTCCTGGTGGGGCTTTGAGGAAGAAGTGAGTTTCACCAACAACCTCTTTAACCAAGGCTCCTCGGATGGCTTGTACCCCTCGCCGGACGAACTCTCTTTGCGTCTGCAGATCCCCCCTGAGGAAAACTGGGAAATTGATCCCGAGATTGGCCATGAAAACTGGATTGTGATCCCCTGCAGGTTTGATCTGTCCTTGTTATACCGCTCATCCAATTCCTCGTTCGCTGCCAGCGGAGTGGCGCGCTTCTATCTTCGCCCTTCCGGAAATCGTTGGTATATAGCCATTTGGAGAGACGAATCGAATCTCTGAACCGTCGCATTCTGACGGTCGACTATGGGAGCGCACGGATCGGAATCGCCATGAGCGATCCACTAAGGATCTTTGCCAAACCGTTTAAAGTATTGGAAAATAGAGGTTTCAAGGCACTTTTGCAGGAACTGAAACAGCTCGTGGCAATCCATGAAGTAGGGCTCGTCATTCTCGGTATGCCTTATGCCATCGATGGTGGAAATACCGCCAAGACCATAGAAATACATAACTTATATGCCAAGCTCAAGCATAAGCTCGGCGTTCCGGTCATCACCTGGGACGAGCGCTACAGCACATCAGACGCCATTGCCGAATTGAAGATGATGGGGCTCAGCCTGGAGGAATCAAAAAAACTGCGCGACGCGATGGCAGCCTGCCTGATCCTGAAAAGCTATCTGGATGGAACCAATCAATAAAGATCACGGACAACTCCCAATTCTCAATTTCCGATTCTCCATAGTCTTGAAATATCTACTGCTTGGAATCGTTTTAGCGCTGCTGATCGGAGTGGTGAACATCGCATGGCTGGTCTTTTCACCCTTGGCATCGGAACAAATGGTGCTGAAAGTGGCGCCGGGAGACAATGCCAGAGCGATCGCCACCAAGCTTTTTGACAATGGAATTATCCGCAGCCGCAGGATGTTTATACTGATGGCAAAGCTGCGCGGCACCGATCGCAAACTGCATGCCGGCGCCTATAGTTTTGGCGGATACTATGATCTCAATCAGACGATCGCGCTTTTGGAACAAGGTAACACGGAATCGATCCGCATCACTTTCCCCGAGGGGATGTCGCTTTACAAGACACTCAAGCGCATCGAGCGCAGCGGTTTGGCAAGCTATGACAGTCTCTATATCGCAGCCACGGACACCGCTTTCGTCTATCGGCTTACAGGTTTCAAAGCCGAGTCCCTGGAAGGGTTCCTCTTTCCGGATACCTACCGTTTCGGCATCGGCAGCAGCGTGGAAAGCATCCTGAGCGCTCAAGTGCAGGAGTTTTTTGGTCAACTGAACAAAGCCGGCATCGATCCAATACAGACCAAGGATTTCTACCGCGTGCTCACCCTGGCATCGATCGTGGAAAAGGAAAGCGCGCATCCCGATGAAAGAGTCATCATTGCCGGAGTTTTTCTCAATCGAATGAAGATCAACATGCGCCTTGAATCCTGTCCCACAGTGGACTACATTCTTGAACGGCGCGGGGTCAAACGCGAAGTGCTCACTCAAATGGATATCAATACACCTTCACCTTATAACACATATCTGAAAGGCGGATTGCCTCCCTCTCCGATTTGCAATCCCTCATTGGAAGCGATCCGGGCGGTACTGAAACCGGCAAAGTCCAGCTATCTCTATTTCGTCTCCAACCGCGAAGGACGCAACGACTTTTCATCCTCCTATGCCGAGCATTTGAGGAAAAAACACATCTATAACCGCAAACGGTGAGGGTGAATCGATCGCTGGTTATGGCGGAATGTCTTTCTCACAAGGCCTTTGGGCGAGACCGGCAAAGAAAGTAGTTGACAAAAAGAGACCCCTCGGATTGAAGGATTAAACTTTGCGTGGAGGATTAGTCCTAACTGGTAAGGCAGCGGTCTTGAAAACCGCCGGGTTCTGCCCATGGGGGTTCGAATCCCTCATCCTCCGCCAGCAAATAGAGTAATAAGCATGATGCGGGTTAAAGTCCTGCAAAAGATATAGATACAGCGAGATGAAAATTGGGAATTTTCAATTCTCAATTAC is a window of Candidatus Cloacimonadaceae bacterium DNA encoding:
- the ruvX gene encoding Holliday junction resolvase RuvX; this translates as MERRIESLNRRILTVDYGSARIGIAMSDPLRIFAKPFKVLENRGFKALLQELKQLVAIHEVGLVILGMPYAIDGGNTAKTIEIHNLYAKLKHKLGVPVITWDERYSTSDAIAELKMMGLSLEESKKLRDAMAACLILKSYLDGTNQ
- the mltG gene encoding endolytic transglycosylase MltG, which encodes MKYLLLGIVLALLIGVVNIAWLVFSPLASEQMVLKVAPGDNARAIATKLFDNGIIRSRRMFILMAKLRGTDRKLHAGAYSFGGYYDLNQTIALLEQGNTESIRITFPEGMSLYKTLKRIERSGLASYDSLYIAATDTAFVYRLTGFKAESLEGFLFPDTYRFGIGSSVESILSAQVQEFFGQLNKAGIDPIQTKDFYRVLTLASIVEKESAHPDERVIIAGVFLNRMKINMRLESCPTVDYILERRGVKREVLTQMDINTPSPYNTYLKGGLPPSPICNPSLEAIRAVLKPAKSSYLYFVSNREGRNDFSSSYAEHLRKKHIYNRKR